The Phycisphaerales bacterium genome contains a region encoding:
- a CDS encoding DUF1559 domain-containing protein — translation MTAGGSGRRGFTLIELLVVISIITFLIGLLLPALSRAREAARTTACISNLRQIAIGVGLYLDEFNEGLPVGEPLGPTYRGLTFGGKWAEENSLLRGGLLAAPKPYERPLNRYVQSGVNLGSPIEPDPVIDAIELPLFACPSDKSFNYQEAFYATEARFGLSAYDSAGTSYSFNVFWALDPSPESARRRVRSLILNDASRYVSVMDDSAEWALWFHRTNSIPHHGTVDRHSMLFYDGHAGQIDIDPADLITATYMVALQQYEP, via the coding sequence ATGACCGCTGGAGGCAGCGGGCGACGTGGTTTCACTCTCATTGAGTTGCTCGTCGTCATCTCCATCATCACGTTTCTCATCGGCCTGCTCCTGCCGGCGCTGTCGCGCGCCCGCGAGGCGGCCCGCACCACCGCGTGCATCAGCAACCTCCGCCAGATCGCCATCGGCGTCGGCCTCTATCTCGACGAGTTCAACGAGGGCCTGCCGGTGGGCGAGCCGCTGGGGCCGACCTACCGCGGCTTGACCTTCGGCGGCAAGTGGGCCGAGGAGAACAGCCTGCTCCGCGGCGGCCTCCTCGCCGCGCCCAAGCCCTACGAGCGGCCGCTCAACCGCTACGTGCAGTCGGGCGTCAACCTCGGCAGCCCGATCGAGCCTGATCCCGTCATCGACGCCATCGAGCTGCCGCTCTTCGCCTGCCCGTCGGACAAGAGCTTCAACTACCAGGAAGCCTTCTACGCCACCGAAGCCCGCTTCGGCCTGAGCGCCTACGACTCGGCCGGCACGAGTTACTCGTTCAACGTGTTCTGGGCGCTCGATCCATCGCCCGAGAGCGCCCGCCGGCGCGTGCGCTCGCTCATTCTCAACGACGCGAGCCGCTACGTGTCGGTCATGGATGACTCGGCCGAGTGGGCGTTGTGGTTTCACCGCACCAATTCGATCCCGCATCACGGCACGGTGGATCGGCACTCGATGCTCTTCTACGACGGCCACGCCGGGCAGATCGACATCGATCCTGCGGATCTGATCACCGCCACCTACATGGTCGCGCTGCAGCAGTACGAGCCCTGA